A single genomic interval of Sebastes umbrosus isolate fSebUmb1 chromosome 9, fSebUmb1.pri, whole genome shotgun sequence harbors:
- the mospd1 gene encoding motile sperm domain-containing protein 1: MQQQHRQPELVEGSLPVFVFPTELIFYADEQTSHKQVLTLYNPYEFALKFKVLCTAPNKYTVVDATGAVKPQCCVDIVIRHRDVRSCHYGVYDKFRLQVSEQSQRKALGRKEVTATLRPSASQETPSPRPQDDERRIKEQFADSEFFEQTAFQPESRPVAGGPSLLTVLLGLVCMAALMLPSVGEQESTVPVYLHLSVNKKLVAAYVLGLLTMVILRT; this comes from the exons atgcagcagcagcatcgacAGCCTGAGCTGGTGGAAGGAAGCCTTCCCGTGTTCGTGTTCCCCACTGAGCTCATCTTCTACGCAGATGAGCAGACGTCTCACAAGCAGGTGCTCACCCTCTACAACCCCTATGAGTTCGCCCTCAAGTTTAAAG tGCTGTGCACAGCGCCAAACAAGTACACTGTGGTGGATGCCACCGGAGCTGTCAAGCCACAGTGTTGTGTTGACAT agtaatCCGACACAGAGATGTGCGCTCATGCCACTATGGGGTGTACGACAAGTTCCGGCTGCAGGTGTCGGAGCAGAGTCAGCGTAAAGCTCTGGGTCGCAAAGAGGTGACGGCCACGCTCCGTCCTTCGGCCTCACAGGAGACGCCCAGCCCCCGGCCCCAAGATGACGAACGCAGAATCAAAGAGCAGTTTGCAGACAGCGAGTTTTTTGAACAGACTGCATTTCAGCCAG aGAGCCGTCCTGTTGCTGGGGGCCCCAGTCTGCTGACGGTGCTGCTTGGGCTGGTGTGTATGGCCGCCCTGATGCTTCCGTCCGTGGGGGAGCAAGAATCTACTGTGCCTGTCTACCTCCACTTAAGTGTTAACAAGAAACTTGTAGCTGCTTATGTTCTCg GTCTTCTTACGATGGTCATCCTACGCACATGA
- the pabir2 gene encoding protein FAM122B isoform X2 produces the protein MVPSSPIRVPSTRLHQIKQEEGIDVMNRETAHEREVQAAMQMSQSWEESLSLSDNDQEKSASSSPKRIDFVPVSPAPSPTRGLGKKQCFSPSLQILVSSNGLTPSPIPSPTRRFSRRSQSPINCIRASILGPMKRKGEMETESQPKRLFQGTTTMLSSDVSNLSELGSCHSPDLLDGSLSSVGSSTGSPGKMEGVSPSSSSNSPFASLQDLSPK, from the exons ATG GTTCCTTCATCGCCTATTCGCGTCCCCAGCACCAGActtcatcaaataaaacaa GAGGAGGGTATCGATGTGATGAACAGAGAAACTGCTCATGAGCG GGAGGTTCAAGCCGCCATGCAAATGAGTCAGTCCTGGGAAGAAAGCCTCAGTCTG AGTGACAACGATCAGGAGAAGTCGGCATCTTCGTCTCCAAAGCGCATCGACTTTGTGCCTGTGTCGCCTGCACCATCTCCAACCAGAGGGTTAGGAAAAAAG cagtgtttttctCCTTCACTACAAATCCTTGTGAGCAGCAATGGCCTAACACCCAGCCCGATACCCAGCCCGACGCGACGCTTCAG CCGACGAAGTCAAAGCCCAATCAACTGCATCAGAGCCAGCATACTTGGGCCAATGAAACGCAAAG gtgagatggagacagagagtcAGCCGAAGAGGCTCTTCCAGGGTACCACCACCATGCTGTCGTCTGATGTCTCCAACCTGTCAGAGCTCGGTTCCTG TCACTCTCCAGATTTGCTGGACGGCAGCCTCAGCAGCGTCGGATCCTCCACAGGCTCACCTGGCAAAATGGAGGGAGTGTCGCCCTCGTCGTCCAGCAACTCGCCCTTCGCTTCCCTCCAGGATTTGTCCCCAAAGTGA
- the pabir2 gene encoding protein FAM122B isoform X1, whose translation MNWWRAAIASKMNNSGLFPQEKMELDLEIPSSLGHSDGQLRRSNSAPMINGLSDHSQVFQREVLRSRRNSTTVVNRPNMVPSSPIRVPSTRLHQIKQEEGIDVMNRETAHEREVQAAMQMSQSWEESLSLSDNDQEKSASSSPKRIDFVPVSPAPSPTRGLGKKQCFSPSLQILVSSNGLTPSPIPSPTRRFSRRSQSPINCIRASILGPMKRKGEMETESQPKRLFQGTTTMLSSDVSNLSELGSCHSPDLLDGSLSSVGSSTGSPGKMEGVSPSSSSNSPFASLQDLSPK comes from the exons ATGAATTGGTGGCGGGCAGCGATAGCTAGCAAGATGAACAACTCAGGATTGTTTCCACAAGAAAAGATGGAGCTGGATCTGGAGATCCCATCTTCCTTAGGTCATAGCGATGGACAATTGAGGCGATCCAATAGTGCACCCATGATAAATGGCTTAAG TGATCACTCCCAGGTGTTCCAGAGAGAGGTCCTACGTAGCCGGAGAAATAGCACTACAGTTGTCAACAGGCCCAACATG GTTCCTTCATCGCCTATTCGCGTCCCCAGCACCAGActtcatcaaataaaacaa GAGGAGGGTATCGATGTGATGAACAGAGAAACTGCTCATGAGCG GGAGGTTCAAGCCGCCATGCAAATGAGTCAGTCCTGGGAAGAAAGCCTCAGTCTG AGTGACAACGATCAGGAGAAGTCGGCATCTTCGTCTCCAAAGCGCATCGACTTTGTGCCTGTGTCGCCTGCACCATCTCCAACCAGAGGGTTAGGAAAAAAG cagtgtttttctCCTTCACTACAAATCCTTGTGAGCAGCAATGGCCTAACACCCAGCCCGATACCCAGCCCGACGCGACGCTTCAG CCGACGAAGTCAAAGCCCAATCAACTGCATCAGAGCCAGCATACTTGGGCCAATGAAACGCAAAG gtgagatggagacagagagtcAGCCGAAGAGGCTCTTCCAGGGTACCACCACCATGCTGTCGTCTGATGTCTCCAACCTGTCAGAGCTCGGTTCCTG TCACTCTCCAGATTTGCTGGACGGCAGCCTCAGCAGCGTCGGATCCTCCACAGGCTCACCTGGCAAAATGGAGGGAGTGTCGCCCTCGTCGTCCAGCAACTCGCCCTTCGCTTCCCTCCAGGATTTGTCCCCAAAGTGA
- the hprt1 gene encoding hypoxanthine-guanine phosphoribosyltransferase, translating into MATSSSSSPCVVISDDEQGYDLDLFCIPKHYASDLERVYIPHGLILDRTERLAREIMKEMGGHHIVALCVLKGGYKFFADLLDYIKALNRNSDRSIPMTVDFIRLKSYCNDQSTGEIKVIGGDDLSTLTGKNVLIVEDIIDTGKTMKTLLELLKQYSPKMVKVASLLVKRTPRSVGYRPDFVGFEVPDKFVVGYALDYNEYFRDLNHICVISETGKEKYKA; encoded by the exons ATGGCGACATCATCCTCCAGCAGCCCGTGTGTTGTG ATCAGTGATGACGAGCAGGGGTATGACCTGGACCTTTTTTGCATACCAAAACACTACGCCTCCGACCTGGAGAGGGTCTACATCCCACATGGACTCATCTTGGACAG GACAGAGAGACTGGCCAGAGAGATCATGAAGGAAATGGGGGGGCATCACATCGTGGCCCTCTGTGTCCTCAAAGGGGGTTACAAGTTCTTTGCAGACTTGCTGGACTACATCAAGGCCCTGAACAGGAACAGTGACCGCTCCATCCCAATGACAGTGGACTTCATCCGCCTCAAGAGCTACTGT AATGACCAGTCGACAGGTGAAATCAAAGTGATCGGTGGAGATGACCTCTCTACACTGACAGGAAAG AATGTCCTGATTGTTGAG GATATTATCGACACAGGGAAGACAATGAAGACACTTTTGGAACTCCTCAAACAGTACAGCCCCAAAATGGTTAAAGTAGCAAG TTTGTTGGTGAAGAGAACACCAAGAAGTGTTGGCTACCGACCAGACT TTGTAGGATTCGAGGTGCCTGACAAATTTGTGGTGGGATACGCACTAGACTACAACGAGTACTTTAGAGATCTAAAT CATATCTGCGTCATTAGTGAAACGGGGAAGGAGAAGTACAAGGCATGA